The region GCTTTGCGAGTATAATACCTTAATTATATATTACTTCGATAAGGCTAGAAAGTTCTAATCACATCGTGGTTGTAAGGGATGAAGTATCGCCATCGATGTTTTTTCGTCATTTTTTCATCCAGGTTCTTTCGGACAAATTGCcggagcttcttgatttttggCAAGACCTTTCCAGCCTGGAACATGCGTCAAAGGTATAATAACTATATGAAATGTTATTGTGCACTCAAAGTTTTCTGACTATAATAATGTTCAAGTGACTTGCTTAACAGACGAAGAAATCCTTCTGCAGATACAACTGAAATTTTTGGCTGAGGAGATGCAAGCTATTAACAAAGGGCTTGAAAAAGTTATGCAGGAGTTGTCCATGGCAGAAAGTGATGGTCCTGTCTCCGAACACTTTTTCCAAGTATATCCTAAACCCTGTCAATATGGATCTTGGTGCTTGCATCTATCcataagaaatattttttttctcccattagtttgttattttaaagtttgtatattttgtttaggTGAAGTTTTGAGTTTGTGGGGAACAGTTGTAGGGAGATAGAGTGGGGAAAAAGCAATGGTGTTCTAATATAGTGTTATAGGGAGTAAATTTTGATGCAATTAATGTACTGCCAAAACAATCCGTCTCTGTGTGTGTGGTGATAAAAAGATTGGTATATTGTTAGGCAATTGTGATGTACTAGTTCCTTTTTTCCCTTCCAGGCTCTGAAGGAGTTCCTTTGTTTTTCCGAAGGTGAAGTCAGGACATTGGCTTCACTTATGCTACAGTGGTACGTTCAGATAGTAGGCATATTTCATACTATTTGTGTCAGCAATCCTTTTTAATGGTGTCTCATATCTCTTTGTTAGTGCAGGGGAGGAATGTAGACTCATTGATCCTATATTTCGGGGAAGATCCTGCGCGTTGCCAATTTGAGCAAGGTGGTTCTCAATTCCTGATTATTTTACTGTGATAGTATTACATTATCATAGGACTACCAACTTGTCGAAAATGTGGTTTGTGTGCCATTAGCTACACTACTATGTTTCATTCAATCAGATTTTCTTGTTGACAAAATAGCATGTTGTGGAGCATTCCTTCTACCCTGAATACCCAATACTCTTGGTACTGATATAGATATAGTATTACAACGCACTCTGATGTATGCTTTGTTTTACTGTGGAAGTGATCTCGACTCTCTCCAACTTCGTAAAGATGTTCAAGCAATCCCACGAGGAAAACTGCAAGCAGTTAGAGACCGAGAAAAAGAAGGCAGAGAAAGAAGGCGCAGCAGAACCTACAAAGATGAATGCCTCTGATACTGGACATTTGTTACAGTCACAAGTTAATATTGTCAATTAACTGGAACCAAATTTGGCTGAAGCAGAGTTTGATAAATTTGCGTTCTGGATTGGCTGAAATGATCTTTCTGGAACTAAACAGCCTGCCTTGCTGGGAAGCCGCCCGATGATGGCCTAATCCTCTGTTGGACCGATCGGTGCAGAAGAACTCCGTTATTAAATATGATGAGGTGAGTTAAACTCCATGTTCTCTTTTATTCCTTTATAGCTGGAGAGTGATTTTCATCTGATGCCTCAAGTCGATTCGTGTTGGAATTTCAGAAGAATGAGCGTCGTGCGACTTTTTTTACTGGCCAACGTTCCATGTAGCATCTCTTAGGCCCCTCAAATCTATAAGATATCCTCAcactcttttctttctttcgtTTTGTGGGGTATCATTCGAGCTTGAAATAAAATTTCGTAGAGGGTGTAGCTTTTTGTACAAAATGATGCTAATGTGGTTGATCAAGAGATGATGAGTTATGGAAATAATGCATCCACTCCAATTAGAGTTCATGGATTTTCAATTGTTATTTTTGAACTAgtgataataattaattagcATTAAAGGCTTCTCTACCTTACTTTTAATGGtatagtaatagtaatatttaatataaaaaaaatcatgaagtttggtcCAATTCATAATTATTCATGTGAATTCCTCAATTCTTCCATTTATTTGTATTTAGAGGAAATTGTGTATGATAATGGAAGTGTGTATAAACAGTGGAAGTCAAAATCTATAGCTGTTTACAAATTTGTATCACCCACAAACGTTATTTATTGTTGTATGAATAATATGGAATACTATAAGTTTAGGTAAAAGTATTTTGGTTTTCAAATCGTATACCCTCTATCCGcgaaaaatattcatattttttcattttagagtGTTGacgaaaaataatctcattcaaaaaaaaaaaatgaaaagtctCTCTATCACACTTATCCATTTTTCTaatttctctcatattttatccacTTTTTCGCCTCgtctttttttcctctctcgtATTTTATCCACTTTTCTCCTCTCACGCATATTTTATCCACTCTTTTTCGTTCTCTTTTATTTGATGATTCAGTGGCTTGTGCTGATAGAATTATTGATCAAGGTTGTACTTGTGTTTCATTTATTTGGTTGTTTGATCATTCACAAAACAAGAAAGAGAGTGAAATCTAATAACACTCCATTATCTTTAGAAAATTGACAAACACTAAAAAAGTTGTTAGTTATTTCACGAACATGTTACATGTCTTTTAGGATAAGAGGtcgagaaaaaaaatagataaagaagaagaagaagattgagcACAAATCGACCAATATGAGCAATGTTTATACGAAAATCATTACCAAGTTGGAATTTTTTCGAGTCTAGATATAACAACACCCGAGCAATCAAGTCACTCTTGGTCTCATGTTTATATCCTATAATTGGAAAGAAAACATATGGCATGAGTAAATGTAAGTACAAAAATATATGAAAGTTGAGTGGACTTCCAAACTATTTTTGATCTCTACAATAACCATCCAAGTAAATGTTAATGTTTTGAAGAATCCAGAATCGTATGACAGTAAGGATATTTGTTTTTTTGGAAGAAATATGACTATTGTTGtacattaaataaaatcatgtaGCAAGGGAAGATTGTGATAACAAAGAAGTgggatgagaaaaaaaaatgtggcATGTGAATGTGGTTTGATAACAAAATTCTTCCAATGGTGCTTGACGTTCACAAACCTATTTTTGAAAATCTTTAACTTGGGCCAAAATGTCAACTTTGGTCTTTGGAGTTGCAATTTCTGCTATTTATTTTAGCAATTAGATAAACAGaattagagagagaagaaatgACTTCCGAAAACATAATCATAAAAGAAAGATTACTGATCATAATAACATGTGACGTTTATTTCacaaaacataataaaattttgGCTTACTGTTAGTTTTCAATGTTAGTGGTACACTTTTAGTTTCGACTATTAAATGAGTAGGTTAAGAAATCGCCTGTATATATTAAATGAATTTGTGTATAGTTTTCCTCTCAGACCTTTTCAACCACATTAAGAAAAGAATATGTAGAAATAACTTTTGTACGAACTGAAATATATTTATCTATTCAAGAATATTATTGTAAGTTTGTAACTAATGGAAACTAATAATATCTATTTAACAACAAAAATATATGGATAAAATAGTCAAATACCACATAAtgaaatatagaaaataataaagtataaaaCGCTTGAGGTATAGGCCCAAATTAAGatttttatatagtactccctatCTTATATACTATATCCCGTGATTTTCATTTATATGGCCTCAAAATTAAGAACAAAATTTGACAACTTCAACcttaatagaaattttaaaattctaaaaattaaattcatattcACCTTCACCTTCTTCAGAATAGTTGACAATGCATGTGGGGTATATTTTGAGTAATGTTTATGTCAAGTGTGCTTACTACTTGCAAAATTTAATTGATAATTAGAAATATTATGTAGACTGGGTCACCTTTATGACCAAATGGAACGAATATTAATTCAAAAAGGTCTCATTTTTGTAACAATTTTCTTCCGGAAGAAGATCGCCGGTGAACTGATCTCAATTAAGCTGATTTAGAGGCGCCTTAATTAGCCTAAAAATAATTAGGTAACATTTACAATTATTACTCTTTCAgaatatttttggtattttgctcttttaaattcataattcttgtatTCTATATTTTGGTCCAATTTGATGGGATCCTTTAATTCAGATAGGAAAAATGAATCCTGCGGATGCCATGAGCAGAGCAAGTGACCTCAATAACTCCGAAATTCTTCATCTTCAGGCACAAATCTTAAGAGGTTTGTCCCCATCTATACATTAACAAAACTTTAATTCAGATTTATGTGGAAGTACCTCTTTTATttagtattttcttttaagtataTTAAAACGGTAAAATATCTTAGTGTTCAATTTTGATCGCCCcctttatttgtaatttattaattattaaaattgccGGAAAAACCATAATCTTTTACGGTCAATCTCGCACCTTTCCAAGATGATTAATTATATCATAAATTGAACATATTTTTTCTCAACTGCCCCATTATCTAAGATTTGGGAAAAATTATGTATGATACGACTTACGAGAAATACTATACGGACAAAACATTTGACAACTTACATGGTATCGTTTAATACACTTAGTTAGTCACATCttaaattattatatagtaCATGCATACGTACACGCTATGTTAATAAATTCAAACATGTAGCATGCCAGAATTTTTGCCAAGAGACAATTAAggaaaaaaagttaaaattatgatataaaTGATCATTCTTTAAAGTTGTAGGATTGACCAGAATTTGAcgatttttttttgcaattcaCCCCTTATGTATTGTATGATTGGTTTGATGCAGAGCAAGATGAAGATCTTGAGAAACTGTCGGAGGTAATTGGAAGCACAAGCCGTATTGCATGGGCCATCAAAGAAGAATTTCGTTTACTTGAAGGACTCGACGTTAGTTTCTTACTTATACACTAACCTTTtatcacatttaatttaatttaatttaatttaattatacatgGCTCCGTTTTGTATTCATTGAAATTCACCGGTTCTCATTTTAATCTTCATTTTACCTATTTTCGTAATTGCCATTTACTTGGTTTACTAATTTATTTGTTCAACATTGCTTGCTCACTTTATATTGATCACCCTTTCTTGTGTGTTTCAaggacttattttattttacttccCCGTCCCACCTTAGTTggagtttatttatttattttttgacaGGAAGATTAAGAAACGAGTGTTTAGAGGTTAAAcggagaaagaataaagtaagaaataaataaagagtaaaatatgatagaataaagtaattataaaaaaagaaacgactGAATTGCCCTGAGTTAAAATATGTTACtgaattaatcaatgtctgttCAGGCAGGTGTGAACAAATATGTTGAGGTTCCAGACTCCAAACTACAggtgaatttttattttattttcttccttttttttgtatattttcgTAACCTTTAACGTAAGGTTATTTTTAATAGCACCTGAAACTGTAACCTAAGttgatattaatttattattctatCTTCAGCGAGTGCAGAGAAGGCTTGAAATCTCAAACAAACACACAATGCTACTGCTTTTGTCATTAATTGGAATTATTGTGTTGGCTGCTTTCATTTATATACTCACCAGgtatttgtaaatttgtaatgaaTTTTGTAATAAAGTTGTCACACAAAAACTCATTCTACACTTATCATCAATGctaattctttaattaaattttcgaTTCCAATATAAAATTAACGATTATAAGAGTAAAAATAACCACTTTTTAATAGTCGTATGATATTTTTATGATTAAATGTGGTTATTTTTAATCTTATAATcgttaattttatagaaaaCAAGTCAACAGAGTATTGTGGCCCCACAAATGTGGAAATTGCAATGTATACACGATTTGTGTTGGTTGTGTCGCCATGAAGTAAGTTGTGTACATGCTCTAATAATATATTTACATCATTATGTTTTTAATTAATAGTTTAGTTAAGtgtttgaattaaaaaaataaaattcaaaatctttatatattttttaaatataaaaaagtaaaattattaaaaatcataTTACAGAATTCATTTTTGCATGAATTAGTTTTCTGTTAGCTTTACTATGACGTTGATTTTTCTTCATCCAAAAAGATAGtgcacacatt is a window of Salvia splendens isolate huo1 chromosome 3, SspV2, whole genome shotgun sequence DNA encoding:
- the LOC121796424 gene encoding syntaxin-52-like, whose protein sequence is MNPADAMSRASDLNNSEILHLQAQILREQDEDLEKLSEVIGSTSRIAWAIKEEFRLLEGLDAGVNKYVEVPDSKLQRVQRRLEISNKHTMLLLLSLIGIIVLAAFIYILTRYL